The following are from one region of the Carnobacterium gallinarum DSM 4847 genome:
- a CDS encoding DUF4044 domain-containing protein yields MKGKDLNKVTYKKAPTKMEKITKAVVWIMLIAMLGSGFLTVIYTLFINR; encoded by the coding sequence ATGAAAGGGAAAGACTTAAATAAAGTAACATATAAGAAAGCACCAACTAAGATGGAAAAAATCACTAAAGCTGTTGTATGGATTATGTTGATTGCAATGCTTGGTTCTGGTTTTTTAACAGTTATTTATACATTATTTATTAATCGTTAA
- a CDS encoding magnesium transporter CorA family protein encodes MIQSFHTNEASVLISDTKLVIGGWINVCDPTEEEVDQLIAEFKFPRDYITSVLDLNEVSRQEMLKEEDSNAPSLIVLQYPLLRVSELGYKEYTTFPISIILTEHTIITATKYIPHFITEIIDNHPNYVVDTTHQERFVLRMLWHISASYMYCLDEINAETRRLELLLTKSTKNEQLYALMSLQKSLIYFSTAIGSNKPVFEIMKETDRFSKDLLTRGFLHDVIVENNQANVMTSEYQQVLNQVSLVFSSVISNNLNNIMKILTSITIVLTIPTILGGIYGMNVDLPFMDTAGAFWLILGIMAIASIITAWILKKKNFF; translated from the coding sequence TGATTCAAAGCTTTCATACAAATGAAGCAAGTGTACTTATTTCCGATACAAAATTAGTCATTGGTGGATGGATCAATGTATGCGATCCTACTGAGGAAGAAGTTGACCAGCTGATTGCAGAATTTAAGTTCCCTAGAGATTACATCACAAGCGTTTTAGATTTAAATGAAGTTTCTAGACAGGAAATGTTGAAGGAAGAAGATTCTAACGCTCCTTCTTTAATCGTTTTACAATACCCTCTCCTTCGTGTAAGTGAATTGGGTTACAAAGAATATACAACTTTTCCAATCTCAATTATTTTAACCGAACATACCATTATTACTGCAACAAAATATATCCCACATTTCATTACTGAAATTATTGATAACCACCCTAATTATGTTGTCGACACTACCCATCAAGAACGCTTTGTCTTACGAATGCTTTGGCATATTTCTGCTTCTTATATGTATTGTTTAGATGAAATCAATGCTGAAACGCGTCGGTTAGAGCTTTTATTAACAAAATCTACAAAAAATGAACAATTATATGCTTTAATGTCTTTACAAAAAAGTTTAATTTATTTTTCAACTGCTATCGGAAGCAATAAACCCGTTTTTGAGATTATGAAAGAAACTGATCGGTTCAGCAAAGATCTCTTAACTAGAGGATTTCTACATGATGTTATTGTTGAAAATAATCAAGCAAATGTAATGACGTCTGAATATCAGCAAGTACTCAATCAAGTAAGCTTAGTCTTTTCTTCAGTTATTTCCAATAATTTAAATAATATTATGAAAATTTTAACTTCCATCACGATTGTTTTGACAATTCCCACTATTTTAGGTGGGATATACGGGATGAATGTTGATTTACCTTTTATGGATACAGCTGGTGCCTTTTGGTTAATCTTAGGAATTATGGCAATTGCTAGTATTATAACTGCTTGGATTTTAAAAAAGAAAAATTTTTTTTAA